One window from the genome of Loxodonta africana isolate mLoxAfr1 chromosome 14, mLoxAfr1.hap2, whole genome shotgun sequence encodes:
- the KLF10 gene encoding Krueppel-like factor 10: protein MLNFGASFQQAAEERMEMIAERSKEHVYSWNKTAEKSDFEAVEALMSMSCSWKSDFKKYIENRPVTPVSDMSEEENLLPGTPDFHTIPVFCLTPPYSPSDFEPSQMSTLMAPAPSTGHFKSFSDTSKPHIAAPFKEEEKSPIPAPKLPKAQATSVIRHTADAQLCNHRSCPVKAAGILNYQDNSFRRRTHLNVEAARKNVPCAAVSPNRSKCERNTVADVDEKARPALYDFSVPSSETVICRSQPAPVSPQQKSVLVSPPAVSTGGVPPMPVICQMVPLPANNPVVTTVVPSTPPSQPPAVCPPVVFMGTQVPKGAVMFVVPQPVVQNPKPPMVSPNGTRLSPIAPAPGFSPSAAKVTPQIDSLRIRSHICSHPGCGKTYFKSSHLKAHMRTHTGEKPFSCSWKGCERRFARSDELSRHRRTHTGEKKFACPMCDRRFMRSDHLTKHARRHLSAKKLPNWQMEVSKLNDIALPPASAPTQ from the exons ATGCTCAACTTCGGTGCCTCTTTCCAGCAGGCTGCG GAGGAAAGAATGGAAATGATTGCTGAAAGGTCAAAAGAACACGTGTATTCCTGGAACAAAACTGCAGAGAAGAGTGATTTTGAAGCTGTGGAAGCACTTATGTCAATGAGCTGCAGTTGGAAATCCGATTTTAAGAAATACATTGAAAACAGACCCGTGACACCAGTGTCTGATATGTCAGAGGAAGAGAATCTGCTTCCGGGTACACCCGATTTTCATACAATCCCAGTTTTT TGTTTGACTCCACCTTACAGTCCTTCCGATTTTGAACCCTCTCAAATGTCAACTCTGATGGCGCCAGCGCCATCTACTGGACACTTCAAGTCATTCTCTGATACTTCCAAGCCTCACATTGCTGCACCTTtcaaagaggaagagaagagcCCAATACCAGCCCCAAAACTCCCTAAGGCTCAGGCAACAAGTGTGATTCGTCATACAGCTGATGCCCAGCTATGTAACCACCGGTCCTGCCCTGTGAAAGCAGCTGGCATCCTCAACTATCAGGACAATTCTTTTAGAAGAAGAACCCACCTAAATGTTGAAGCTGCAAGAAAAAATGTACCTTGCGCAGCTGTGTCACCAAACAGATCCAAATGTGAGCGAAACACTGTGGCAGATGTTGATGAGAAAGCACGCCCTGCACTTTATGACTTTTCTGTGCCTTCCTCAGAGACAGTCATCTGTAGATCTCAGCCAGCTCCTGTATCCCCACAGCAGAAGTCGGTGTTGGTCTCTCCACCTGCAGTTTCAACAGGGGGAGTACCTCCTATGCCGGTTATCTGCCAAATGGTCCCCCTCCCTGCAAATAACCCTGTTGTGACAACAGTCGTTCCCAGCACTCCACCCAGTCAGCCTCCAGCCGTCTGCCCACCTGTTGTGTTCATGGGCACTCAGGTGCCCAAAGGTGCTGTCATGTTTGTTGTTCCCCAGCCCGTTGTCCAGAACCCAAAGCCTCCAATGGTGAGCCCAAATGGCACCAGACTTTCTCCCATTGCCCCTGCTCCAGGCTTTTCCCCTTCTGCAGCGAAAGTCACTCCTCAGATTGACTCACTGAGGATAAGAAGTCATATCTGTAGCCACCCAGGATGTGGCAAGACGTACTTTAAAAGTTCTCATCTGAAGGCCCACATGAGAACGCATACAG GAGAAAAACCTTTTAGCTGTAGCTGGAAAGGTTGTGAAAGGAGGTTTGCCCGTTCTGATGAACTGTCCAGACACAGACGAACCCACACAGGTGAAAAGAAATTTGCCTGTCCAATGTGTGATCGGCGGTTCATGAGGAGTGACCATTTGACCAAGCATGCCCGGCGCCATCTGTCAGCCAAGAAGCTACCAAACTGGCAAATGGAAGTGAGCAAGTTAAATGACATTGCTCTACCGCCAGCCTCTGCCCCCACGCAGTGA